The following are encoded in a window of Salinigranum halophilum genomic DNA:
- a CDS encoding phage NrS-1 polymerase family protein, producing MSEELTTDDLPAALLDYDQWVCWQTEERDDKQTKIPINPTSGRYASTTDSTTWAAFEEARQYAVGTDNIEGLGFVFTDNDPFVGVDLDNCRDDSGSPKWATDIIEQLDAYTEISPSGTGYHLIVTGKLPSGPNRRDDVECYETARYFTVTGNSVHDPPRPVAERTAELAAVHAEYVAGDESKNERDVSKPPQRASMQATVRTSTLDDETIIEKARAALNGSKFERLWNGSTSGYDSHSEADMALCFMLAFWTGGDVVQMDRLFRQSGLLRGKWDEVHFADGSTYGEKTLERAVARVDEFYEPPTQDAQRTESAKPPTPDPAVGADRKHTPQAQDSGREQHERRLMATIDRLEARVDELEAENDALRDALDEAREARERPQGTSKEKQAETPSLWTRVTARFGSGRDD from the coding sequence ATGAGTGAAGAATTGACTACAGATGACCTCCCAGCGGCCCTCCTCGACTACGACCAATGGGTGTGCTGGCAGACCGAAGAACGAGACGACAAGCAGACAAAAATCCCGATCAATCCGACGTCGGGCCGGTACGCGTCGACAACCGATTCCACCACGTGGGCCGCGTTTGAGGAGGCCCGTCAATATGCTGTCGGCACAGACAACATCGAAGGCCTCGGATTCGTCTTCACCGACAACGACCCCTTCGTCGGCGTCGACCTAGACAACTGCCGAGACGACAGTGGCTCACCCAAATGGGCGACAGACATCATCGAGCAGCTCGATGCCTATACGGAGATAAGCCCTTCTGGGACAGGATACCACCTCATCGTCACAGGTAAACTGCCCTCAGGTCCGAACCGTCGGGATGACGTGGAATGCTACGAAACAGCGCGATACTTCACCGTGACTGGCAACAGCGTCCACGATCCCCCACGCCCAGTCGCCGAACGAACGGCCGAGCTTGCAGCAGTCCACGCCGAGTACGTCGCGGGCGATGAGTCGAAGAACGAGCGAGATGTATCGAAGCCACCCCAGCGAGCGTCAATGCAGGCCACAGTGAGGACGAGCACGCTGGACGACGAGACAATCATCGAGAAGGCACGGGCAGCGTTGAACGGGTCGAAGTTCGAGCGCCTGTGGAACGGCTCGACGAGCGGGTACGACAGTCACTCGGAGGCCGATATGGCACTGTGTTTCATGCTGGCGTTCTGGACCGGTGGCGATGTGGTGCAGATGGACCGGCTCTTCCGTCAGTCTGGGTTACTCCGTGGGAAATGGGACGAAGTACATTTTGCCGATGGGAGCACGTACGGCGAGAAGACGCTCGAGCGTGCAGTCGCACGCGTCGACGAGTTCTACGAGCCACCAACACAAGACGCACAGCGAACGGAGTCCGCGAAGCCGCCCACGCCTGATCCAGCCGTCGGTGCGGACAGGAAACACACCCCTCAAGCACAGGATTCGGGAAGAGAGCAACACGAGCGGCGACTGATGGCTACAATCGACCGGTTAGAGGCCCGTGTAGACGAGCTGGAAGCAGAGAATGACGCTCTCCGGGACGCCCTTGACGAAGCGCGTGAAGCGCGTGAGAGACCGCAGGGGACGTCCAAGGAGAAGCAAGCGGAAACGCCGTCGCTGTGGACACGGGTGACGGCACGGTTCGGTAGCGGCCGTGACGATTGA